One stretch of Muribaculum intestinale DNA includes these proteins:
- a CDS encoding thymidine kinase → MDRKGKLYFRYGTMGSAKTALLLTQAYNFEERKMTYVCMKPVVDTREKDNVIRSRIGIERKCSWIYADTDLYVMIRDLFGQAGAVIDWILIDEAQFLSADQVDQLARVVDDYGSNVICYGLRTDFRTHLFEGSRRLFEIADSIDEIKSTCSCGRKTIVNARIDSNGDFVTEGQQLEIGGDDRYIAVCRKCWRNNRIEQAARHALPLL, encoded by the coding sequence ATGGACCGCAAAGGCAAACTATATTTCCGATACGGCACGATGGGCTCGGCCAAAACAGCCCTGCTCCTTACTCAGGCATACAACTTCGAAGAGCGAAAGATGACCTACGTATGCATGAAGCCCGTAGTCGACACCCGCGAGAAAGACAATGTGATACGATCACGTATCGGCATAGAGCGTAAATGCAGCTGGATATATGCCGATACCGACTTGTATGTGATGATTCGCGACCTGTTCGGACAGGCCGGAGCTGTAATCGACTGGATACTTATCGATGAAGCACAGTTCCTGTCGGCCGATCAGGTCGACCAGCTCGCGCGCGTAGTCGACGATTATGGAAGCAACGTGATATGCTACGGACTCCGCACGGACTTCCGCACCCACCTATTCGAAGGCTCGCGACGCCTGTTTGAAATCGCCGACTCTATCGACGAGATAAAGAGCACATGCTCCTGCGGACGCAAGACAATAGTAAACGCGCGCATAGACTCCAACGGCGACTTCGTGACAGAAGGCCAACAACTCGAAATCGGAGGTGACGACCGATACATAGCGGTATGCCGCAAGTGCTGGCGCAACAACCGTATCGAACAGGCCGCACGCCATGCGTTGCCTCTTCTATGA
- a CDS encoding YhcH/YjgK/YiaL family protein — translation MVIGNLTDTFRYDTLSPAIADALAWVKANIGMPGFEAGKKTVLADGDIVVNCQEVDLKPAEKALMEAHRDWIDIQVSIDTPELMGWSPLSACHDTVQEYDSENDCLLVADKPQCLVPMLPGQFMILYPEDAHAPNIGEGRHRKYVVKVRVGK, via the coding sequence ATGGTAATAGGAAATCTTACCGATACATTCCGCTACGACACCCTGTCGCCGGCTATCGCCGACGCTCTTGCATGGGTAAAGGCCAATATCGGAATGCCCGGCTTTGAAGCCGGAAAGAAAACAGTTCTTGCCGACGGCGACATTGTGGTCAACTGCCAGGAAGTAGACCTGAAACCGGCCGAAAAGGCCCTGATGGAAGCCCATCGCGACTGGATTGATATCCAGGTATCAATCGACACACCCGAACTTATGGGTTGGTCGCCACTGTCGGCCTGTCATGACACCGTACAAGAATATGACAGCGAAAATGACTGCCTCCTTGTCGCCGACAAACCGCAATGTCTTGTGCCGATGCTACCGGGACAGTTCATGATATTATATCCCGAGGATGCCCACGCCCCGAATATCGGCGAGGGACGCCACCGCAAGTATGTAGTGAAAGTGCGGGTAGGCAAATAA
- a CDS encoding DUF3108 domain-containing protein has translation MTRIKHLLFALLLAVAVTSPANAFDLPDEDLNYIVLYKWGLINKDAASATLSLRSDGSDYRAQLAASTLPWADKVFRVRDTLQVRIQKSGCLPQVYRKITHEGGTYNRDVVRYSRVGNEVTGHATRVRQKNDGPVMRFDTTLYATGPTFDMLSIFYYLRQFDYPAMSVGSQIHASLFSGKNVEQITVTYRGTQRVKIKGRQWDAYYLTFSFTHKGKPTGETMYTWISTDAQRIPLKVEGKLPLGKVQALYTGGPE, from the coding sequence ATGACACGCATTAAACACTTGTTGTTCGCTCTATTACTGGCTGTTGCTGTCACATCGCCGGCAAACGCTTTCGACCTTCCCGACGAAGACCTCAACTACATCGTGCTGTACAAATGGGGACTGATCAACAAAGATGCCGCCTCGGCCACCCTGTCACTGCGCAGCGACGGCTCCGACTATCGCGCGCAGCTCGCAGCTTCGACACTTCCGTGGGCCGACAAGGTGTTTCGTGTGCGCGATACCCTTCAGGTGAGGATTCAGAAATCAGGATGCCTCCCTCAGGTATACCGTAAGATAACACACGAAGGGGGCACATACAATCGCGATGTAGTCAGATATTCCCGCGTAGGCAACGAGGTGACAGGACATGCGACACGCGTGCGACAGAAAAACGATGGCCCGGTGATGCGTTTTGATACTACACTGTACGCTACGGGCCCGACATTCGACATGCTGTCAATATTCTATTACCTGCGACAGTTCGACTATCCCGCGATGAGCGTAGGCTCTCAGATTCATGCCAGCCTTTTCTCCGGAAAGAATGTGGAACAGATAACAGTGACCTACCGAGGCACACAGAGGGTGAAAATCAAGGGACGCCAATGGGACGCATATTACCTTACATTCTCTTTCACCCACAAAGGGAAGCCCACCGGAGAGACCATGTACACCTGGATATCTACCGATGCCCAGCGCATACCTCTGAAAGTCGAGGGCAAACTGCCACTCGGCAAAGTCCAGGCCCTGTACACCGGAGGGCCGGAATAA
- a CDS encoding MATE family efflux transporter, with the protein MNQVKNFWKNYKDYYGSIIRLGIPILIGQLGMIVVAFADNIMVGRYSTEALASASFVNNVFNVANFACMGFTYGLTPLIGALFTQKRFDTIGAMIRTGVWLNIAFTLLVTAVMTLVWLNLDRMGQPEELLPLIRPYYLIVLAGLLPISLFNVFAQWLFAINRTRLPMWIVLGANAVNILGNYVFIYGNWGMPELGLMGAGVSTLTARIICPLTVIAIFCFRKEFSEYFRGFRHGRMTRRMALQVNRTSWPVSMQMTFESGSFTFAAVMAGWLGAISLAAFQIIVITGTLGFCIYYSMGNAVSVLVANASGLSDRREMRRVAFAGYHIILTLATISSLIFIFFERDMIHAFTEDIRVIEATVALIVPLVMYQLGDATQINFANALRGTSHVMPMIWIAFVSYVVVGVPVTYLMGFPLGLGTYGIIMSFSVSLFLAAALFLYFFLRSTRKELEHV; encoded by the coding sequence ATGAATCAGGTTAAGAATTTTTGGAAAAACTATAAAGATTATTACGGCTCGATAATACGCCTGGGTATACCGATACTGATAGGGCAGCTTGGCATGATTGTCGTGGCGTTTGCCGACAATATAATGGTAGGACGCTATTCGACCGAGGCCCTTGCATCGGCATCGTTTGTCAACAATGTATTTAATGTGGCTAACTTTGCCTGCATGGGGTTCACATATGGCCTTACTCCGCTTATCGGCGCACTGTTCACCCAGAAACGTTTCGACACTATCGGTGCGATGATACGCACCGGTGTATGGCTCAATATCGCGTTCACTCTGCTTGTGACGGCCGTGATGACTCTTGTATGGCTTAACCTCGACCGCATGGGCCAGCCCGAGGAACTTCTGCCGCTGATACGTCCGTACTATCTGATAGTACTGGCCGGTCTGCTCCCTATATCGTTATTCAATGTGTTCGCCCAATGGCTCTTCGCCATCAACCGTACGCGTCTGCCGATGTGGATTGTCTTGGGCGCAAATGCTGTGAATATCCTTGGCAACTATGTGTTTATCTACGGCAACTGGGGTATGCCCGAACTCGGACTTATGGGAGCGGGAGTAAGCACCCTTACGGCGCGCATAATATGTCCGCTTACCGTAATCGCCATATTCTGTTTCAGAAAAGAGTTCAGCGAATATTTCCGAGGATTCCGCCATGGGAGAATGACACGCCGCATGGCTCTTCAGGTCAACCGTACGTCGTGGCCGGTATCCATGCAGATGACATTCGAATCGGGCTCATTTACATTTGCAGCGGTGATGGCCGGATGGCTGGGTGCGATATCGCTTGCGGCATTTCAGATTATTGTCATAACCGGTACTCTCGGTTTCTGCATCTACTATAGCATGGGTAACGCCGTTTCGGTGCTGGTGGCCAATGCCTCCGGACTGAGCGACAGGCGCGAGATGCGCAGGGTTGCGTTTGCCGGCTACCATATAATACTTACGCTTGCCACCATATCCTCGCTTATATTCATATTTTTCGAGCGCGATATGATACATGCCTTTACCGAGGATATAAGGGTGATAGAGGCTACGGTGGCCTTGATAGTGCCTTTGGTCATGTATCAGCTGGGCGACGCCACTCAGATTAATTTCGCCAACGCTCTGCGCGGCACATCTCATGTGATGCCCATGATATGGATTGCTTTCGTAAGCTATGTTGTCGTAGGCGTTCCTGTAACCTATCTTATGGGATTTCCGCTTGGACTCGGCACTTATGGCATTATCATGAGTTTCTCTGTAAGCCTGTTTCTTGCGGCGGCGCTGTTTCTTTATTTCTTCCTGCGCTCTACCCGCAAGGAATTAGAGCATGTTTAA
- a CDS encoding DUF418 domain-containing protein, with protein MEINTVNTTVTKRHARVDVADVLRGFAVLAIILLHSIEHFNFYSFPDTEGQSAWLTFADRSIWDGLFFTFGGKAYAIFALLFGFSFFIQHDNQRMRGSDFRLRFCWRLVLLLLIGQLNAAFFTAEVLVMYALVGFVLVATCRLSDRWIITLSAICMLQPVCLWQIMRAISDPEYTITAINTSAFWSATFAAQSSAGFLETVKVNLWEGQLASLAWAWDHGRIFQTAGLFMAGMLIGRRGWFGRESQPLWRRALAIALICFFPLRGLNAMVPEYITRPDILKPMGILLSSLANLSFMVILVSGILQAYYCTTRLSNILARLIPYGRMSMTNYVTQGIIGSALFYHWGLYLRVGITGSLLVGIAIFALQYAICLAWARSHSHGPLEYMWKRATWIEFPFRATPTPRPA; from the coding sequence ATGGAAATCAATACCGTAAACACAACCGTAACAAAACGTCACGCACGAGTCGACGTAGCCGATGTGCTCCGAGGATTCGCAGTGCTTGCAATCATCCTGCTACACTCTATCGAGCATTTCAATTTCTACTCGTTTCCAGACACCGAGGGCCAGAGCGCATGGCTCACATTCGCCGACCGCTCAATATGGGACGGCCTGTTTTTTACTTTCGGAGGAAAAGCATATGCCATATTCGCCCTGCTGTTCGGATTCAGCTTTTTTATCCAGCACGACAACCAGCGTATGCGAGGCTCCGACTTCCGGCTGAGATTCTGCTGGCGACTGGTTCTTCTGCTGCTGATTGGTCAGCTCAATGCCGCATTCTTTACCGCCGAAGTGCTGGTGATGTATGCACTTGTAGGCTTCGTGCTCGTAGCCACCTGTCGTCTGTCCGACCGATGGATTATTACCCTGTCGGCCATATGCATGCTGCAGCCGGTGTGCCTGTGGCAGATAATGCGCGCCATATCCGACCCGGAGTATACAATAACAGCGATAAACACATCGGCATTCTGGAGTGCGACATTCGCCGCACAAAGCAGTGCAGGATTCCTCGAGACAGTAAAGGTCAACCTGTGGGAGGGCCAACTGGCTTCGCTCGCATGGGCATGGGATCACGGTCGAATATTCCAGACTGCCGGACTTTTTATGGCCGGCATGCTCATAGGCCGACGCGGATGGTTTGGCCGCGAATCCCAGCCATTATGGCGACGTGCTCTTGCCATAGCCCTTATATGCTTCTTCCCTTTGCGCGGACTCAATGCCATGGTTCCCGAATACATCACGCGTCCCGATATCCTGAAACCGATGGGGATACTACTCTCCTCGCTCGCCAATCTCAGCTTCATGGTAATACTCGTGAGCGGCATACTACAGGCATACTATTGCACGACAAGGCTAAGCAACATACTCGCCCGGCTGATACCGTATGGAAGAATGAGCATGACCAACTATGTGACACAAGGCATCATCGGCTCGGCGCTCTTCTACCACTGGGGGCTATATCTGCGCGTAGGAATCACCGGAAGCCTGCTTGTCGGCATAGCCATATTCGCCCTGCAATACGCAATATGCCTGGCATGGGCACGCAGCCACTCACACGGGCCACTCGAATACATGTGGAAACGTGCCACATGGATTGAATTTCCGTTCCGAGCCACTCCGACTCCGCGCCCAGCATAA
- a CDS encoding tetratricopeptide repeat protein, translated as MAEKDQNIPQPTALDEVNRDNQELKDKVTLSQKYIMWGMIALSAIAVIVLVYIFAVRNPGIKSADEAVGQADFTLAQGNDSLALAQYQQVANEYGYDAGNRATLMAATLLFQKGEYQQALDQLKNYDAKEAIVGAAAYSLEGDCYVNLQKYPEALKSYDKAISQSDDNQLYTPLFMLKKATVLREQKDYKAELKVLEAIKAKYPNYGNAYRLDIDKYIARAKYQAGE; from the coding sequence ATGGCTGAAAAAGACCAAAACATCCCCCAACCCACAGCCCTTGACGAAGTAAACCGCGACAATCAGGAGCTGAAAGATAAAGTAACATTGAGTCAGAAGTACATCATGTGGGGCATGATTGCCCTCTCGGCTATTGCCGTAATTGTACTTGTATATATCTTTGCAGTACGCAACCCCGGTATAAAGAGCGCCGACGAAGCTGTCGGACAGGCCGACTTTACACTCGCGCAGGGCAACGACTCGCTCGCTCTGGCACAGTACCAGCAGGTTGCCAACGAATACGGCTACGACGCCGGCAACCGCGCCACCCTCATGGCCGCTACACTCCTCTTCCAGAAGGGCGAATACCAGCAGGCTCTTGACCAGCTGAAAAACTATGATGCCAAGGAAGCCATCGTAGGCGCTGCCGCATACTCGCTCGAAGGCGACTGCTACGTCAACCTCCAGAAATATCCCGAAGCTCTCAAGTCTTACGACAAAGCAATCTCGCAGAGCGACGACAACCAGCTCTACACACCCCTCTTCATGCTCAAGAAAGCGACCGTGCTCCGCGAGCAGAAAGATTACAAGGCAGAGCTCAAGGTTCTTGAAGCCATCAAAGCCAAATACCCCAACTATGGCAATGCTTATCGTCTTGACATTGACAAATACATAGCCCGCGCCAAATATCAGGCCGGCGAATAA
- the ribF gene encoding riboflavin biosynthesis protein RibF gives MLITAPYDHTHRRMATIGTFDGVHLGHRALLSQLTEEAHVAGLIPTVVTFTSHPRRNITPADAPPMLMSPRQRAKAIMSAGAEDVILLDFNEKMRMMSAREFMEMLHTSYSVEALLMGFNNSFGHDRPRGLDTYRAIGEETGVRIIGASELTVDGYCRVCSSEARELLLKGRPEKAARILGAPYRIIGRVVHGKELGRKIGFPTANIEPLDEECLIPANGVYAAAVTLADSTTYPAMLNIGHRPSVDTPLAPISIEAHILGFDGDIYGTTVAVDFLRYMRPEHKFPSLDALRSRLAEDAAAVMALSETKNMITSSL, from the coding sequence ATGCTCATCACAGCACCATATGACCACACACACCGTCGGATGGCCACAATCGGAACATTCGACGGTGTGCATCTTGGCCACAGGGCTCTCCTGTCACAACTGACTGAGGAAGCACACGTAGCCGGACTCATACCGACTGTTGTGACTTTCACATCCCACCCTCGCCGGAACATTACCCCTGCCGACGCACCGCCCATGCTTATGTCGCCGCGACAACGGGCCAAAGCCATAATGTCGGCCGGAGCAGAGGATGTGATTCTGCTCGACTTCAACGAGAAGATGCGCATGATGTCGGCACGCGAGTTTATGGAGATGCTCCACACCAGCTATTCGGTGGAAGCGTTGCTGATGGGATTCAACAATTCGTTCGGGCATGACCGACCGAGGGGACTCGACACCTACCGGGCTATCGGAGAAGAGACCGGGGTCAGAATTATCGGAGCCTCCGAGCTGACAGTTGACGGCTATTGCAGAGTATGCTCGTCGGAAGCACGCGAACTGCTGCTAAAAGGACGGCCCGAAAAGGCCGCCCGTATATTAGGCGCACCCTACAGGATTATCGGTCGTGTGGTCCACGGAAAGGAACTCGGGCGCAAAATCGGATTTCCGACCGCCAACATCGAGCCGCTCGACGAAGAATGCCTCATCCCGGCCAACGGCGTCTATGCCGCAGCCGTGACCCTCGCCGACAGCACGACATACCCCGCGATGCTAAATATCGGCCACCGTCCGAGTGTTGACACACCTTTGGCTCCGATTTCAATCGAAGCCCACATACTTGGTTTCGACGGAGACATATACGGAACAACTGTGGCAGTCGACTTCCTGCGCTACATGCGCCCGGAACACAAATTTCCGTCGCTCGACGCATTACGCAGCCGGCTTGCCGAAGATGCAGCCGCAGTAATGGCGCTTTCAGAAACAAAAAACATGATTACCTCTTCCTTGTAG
- the dtd gene encoding D-aminoacyl-tRNA deacylase, with protein sequence MRIVIQRVKRASVTIDGSVHSSIGAGLMVLVGVEKEDTSDDAIWLASKTAGLRIFNDDDGVMNRSIADAGGKILAVSQFTLTASTRKGNRPSYIRAAGHDTAVPLYELYCDETARLLGRPTLRGVFGADMQVELVNDGPVTIIIDSKLKE encoded by the coding sequence ATGAGAATTGTAATACAGCGCGTAAAGCGCGCATCAGTGACTATCGACGGCTCGGTCCACTCATCTATCGGAGCAGGCCTCATGGTACTCGTAGGAGTCGAGAAAGAGGATACCAGCGACGACGCCATCTGGCTCGCATCCAAGACTGCCGGTCTGCGCATCTTCAACGATGACGACGGTGTAATGAACCGATCGATTGCCGATGCCGGTGGAAAGATACTTGCCGTAAGCCAGTTTACACTTACCGCATCCACTCGCAAAGGCAACCGACCGAGCTACATACGTGCGGCAGGCCACGACACGGCTGTACCCCTATACGAGCTCTACTGCGACGAGACAGCACGCCTGCTCGGTCGCCCCACCCTGCGCGGAGTATTCGGCGCCGACATGCAGGTAGAGCTTGTCAACGACGGCCCTGTAACAATCATAATCGACTCTAAACTGAAAGAATAA
- a CDS encoding nucleotide pyrophosphohydrolase codes for MSVNNNNTPPSGNANEDTTLRGLQEQVDKWITGIGVRYFSPLTNMAVLTEEVGEVARIMARRYGDQSFKPGENPDALADELADVLWVVAAIANQTGVDLTDAFARNIAKKTARDRHRHEHLAE; via the coding sequence ATGTCTGTCAACAACAATAACACACCTCCTTCCGGCAATGCCAATGAAGACACTACACTGCGCGGACTCCAGGAGCAGGTAGACAAGTGGATTACAGGTATCGGCGTACGCTATTTCTCGCCGCTGACCAATATGGCTGTCCTCACTGAAGAAGTAGGCGAAGTGGCCCGCATAATGGCGCGCCGTTACGGCGACCAGTCGTTCAAACCGGGAGAGAATCCCGACGCCCTTGCCGATGAACTTGCCGATGTGCTGTGGGTAGTGGCGGCAATCGCCAATCAGACCGGCGTAGACCTCACAGATGCCTTTGCCCGCAACATCGCCAAAAAGACAGCCCGCGACCGTCACCGCCACGAACATCTGGCAGAATAG
- a CDS encoding 4-hydroxy-tetrahydrodipicolinate reductase, translating to MKIALIGYGKMGRAIEKIAIERGHEIVCRIDADNQDDFESPEFAKAEVAIEFTTPATAVANYRRAFSKGVPVVSGTTGWGAQMTEIKQMCDNGDGTLFWTSNFSLGVNIFFAVNKYLASIMEGFPQYTPSMEEIHHIHKLDHPSGTAITLAEGIIGADSRIKGWTEEPARASESEMLIDHKREGEVPGTHIIRWDSRVDTITIEHCAHSREGFALGAVIAAEWTEGRSGWLTMDEMMHSLIARPALLDIVK from the coding sequence ATGAAGATAGCACTTATAGGATACGGCAAAATGGGCCGTGCCATTGAAAAAATAGCCATCGAAAGAGGCCATGAGATTGTGTGCCGCATCGATGCCGACAATCAGGATGATTTCGAATCACCGGAATTTGCAAAGGCCGAAGTGGCCATCGAATTCACCACGCCCGCTACAGCTGTGGCCAACTATCGGCGAGCTTTCTCCAAGGGAGTACCTGTTGTATCAGGCACTACCGGCTGGGGCGCTCAGATGACGGAGATAAAGCAGATGTGCGACAACGGAGACGGAACCCTGTTCTGGACATCCAATTTCTCGCTCGGTGTAAACATATTCTTCGCTGTCAACAAGTATCTCGCATCTATCATGGAGGGATTCCCCCAGTATACACCCTCAATGGAGGAGATACATCATATACACAAACTTGACCATCCCAGCGGCACAGCCATCACTCTGGCCGAAGGCATCATCGGCGCCGACTCACGCATAAAAGGATGGACCGAAGAACCGGCGCGAGCCTCCGAAAGCGAGATGCTTATAGACCACAAGCGCGAAGGAGAGGTGCCAGGCACACACATCATACGCTGGGACAGCCGCGTAGACACTATAACCATCGAACACTGCGCCCATTCGCGCGAAGGATTCGCTCTTGGCGCCGTAATAGCCGCCGAGTGGACCGAAGGCCGCAGCGGCTGGCTCACAATGGACGAGATGATGCACTCTCTGATAGCACGTCCTGCCCTGCTCGACATAGTAAAATAA
- a CDS encoding WbqC family protein, whose protein sequence is MNKTAHSPLVIYPERTAIVPPAYCGNVAMYAAMARYGHVIIDASAKYNKREKSLHRCTIEGPNGIQRLTVPLQKPQEWHSTRISDVMVSTHGDWWHVHWGALEAAYGRTPFFEYYADELRQWFIGEIKRLVDLDMGIHRFCLDALGIDYRSHVLIENRENMPSDAIRLGNTAENMPPYYQLWADRFGFTDGLSILDLIFNLGPESALYLRGGLPPYRALPESLR, encoded by the coding sequence GTGAATAAGACTGCTCACTCTCCGTTGGTGATATACCCGGAGCGTACGGCAATCGTGCCACCGGCCTATTGCGGCAATGTGGCCATGTATGCTGCAATGGCGCGATACGGACATGTCATAATCGACGCATCAGCCAAATACAATAAGCGCGAGAAGTCGCTCCACCGTTGCACGATTGAAGGACCCAACGGAATACAGCGACTCACCGTGCCTCTGCAGAAACCGCAGGAATGGCACTCGACACGTATATCCGACGTCATGGTAAGTACCCACGGCGACTGGTGGCATGTACATTGGGGCGCGCTTGAGGCCGCCTATGGCCGCACGCCGTTTTTCGAATATTATGCCGACGAGTTGCGTCAATGGTTCATCGGCGAGATTAAGCGACTGGTCGACCTTGACATGGGCATACACCGCTTCTGCCTCGATGCCCTCGGTATCGACTACCGAAGTCATGTACTCATCGAGAACCGCGAAAATATGCCGTCCGATGCCATAAGACTCGGAAATACGGCAGAAAATATGCCGCCATATTATCAGTTGTGGGCCGACCGTTTCGGATTTACCGACGGATTGTCGATACTCGACCTGATATTCAATCTCGGGCCGGAGTCGGCGCTGTATCTGAGGGGTGGTCTTCCACCATACCGGGCATTACCGGAGTCTCTCCGGTAG